TTATATTCCGCAATACGCCCGCATTTTGCGTGCCGCTGTCCTGAAAGTCCGAGCGTTAGATTATGTCGTTGCGGCAAAGGTTATCGGTGCCAGCAACGGTCGCATTCTGCTGACCACGGTTCTCCCGAACTGTATTGCACCGTTGATTGTCCAAGCGACTTTAGGTATCGGTGCTGCCATTTTAGATGCCGCGGGTCTGAGTTTCCTCGGACTCGGTGCTGAGATTGGCGAACCCGAATGGGGCGCGATGCTAAACGAAAACCGCAAGTTTATCCGTCGCTCCCCCTTGGCTGTTACTGCGCCTGGCATTGCTATCTTCCTCATCGTCTTGGGGTTCAACCTCCTCGGTGATGCTCTCCGAGATGCTCTTGACCCTCAAATGGATTGAGATTAACGAGAGGGGTATGAGCGGGCATGTATCAAATTTTAAGATTTTTTTGACACGTCCCGCTTTTTGTGGTATAATTCAATGCAAATTTAACCCTGTGAGGTTTAATATCTGATGGAGCCAGCCTTAAGAAGTCGATTTTTGAAAATGAGTCTCAATATCACGAGATTGAACTCAACATGGAATACCCGCCGATTACATTCCCTACGCAATTCCGGAAACCTACACTCCACGTCTTATACATTGCTTATACTCATGAGTGTCCTACTTTACCTCTGCCCCGGTACCGGTGAAGCCGCAACACGGGAGTACTGGATCGCGGCTGAGAAAGTCGAATGGAACTACGCCCCGAGTGGACAAAATCTCATCAGACCAGCGATGGGGTTGGGCGTTTGGGGTAAGGCACTGGCGTACGAAAAATACCGTTACATCGAATATACCGATGGGACCTACACGACACAGGTCGAACAACCCGTGTGGATGGGGATCCTGGGACCGCAACTGCACGCCGTTGAAGGCGACAGTGTCCGCGTGCATTTTCTCAATCGCGCCGACAAACCGCTCAGCATCCATGTGCACGGATTACAATACGATGAAGCAAACGAGGGGGCTGATATGAAAGGCTCGGGTGCCGCTGTGCCACCGGGTGGACAGTTCACCTATCACTGGGAAGCGGATAGCGATGCTGCTCCGGGTCCGAACGATCCTTCGTCTATTGTTTGGCTTTACCACTCGCACGTCGATGCGGTTACGGAGGTCTACGACGGTTTGATTGGGACCATTGTTGTTACGAAAAAAGGGATGGAACGTGCTGCGAACGACCCACGTCCGAAAGATGTCGACAAAGCGTTCACGACTCTGTTTTTGATCTTTAATGAAAATGACCGCAGAATTGTCAAAAGTGGACAAAGTGCCGAGTATGATTCTCCTGAAGAAACTGAAGAGGGAAACCTTAAGCATGCTATTAACGGCTATATCTTTGGGAATCTACAAGGGTTGGAAGTTGAACAGTACGATAGGGTACGGTGGTATCTTATTGGGTTAGGCACTGAAGTCGATATGCACACTGCCCACTGGCACGGTCAGACGGTGTTAAACGCTGGAAAACGCACGGACGTGGTGGATTTGCTACCCGGCTCTATGGTTACAGTGGATATGACGGCGAAAACGCCTGGCAATTGGCTCTATCATTGCCATGTTGCTGATCATATTACGGCGGGTATGAACACACGTTGGCGGGTAGTGCCAAAGGTTCGAGAAAACACCCATTAAGCGCCTATTCAAAAATTTTGAACCTTTCGCAATTAAATCTGACTAAATTTAGACCAGATTTGATAACGATGTCCAGTTTATTAATTACTTGCTTAAGGAGACTTTATGTTTAACAACCGATCCAGTTTATTCGGTTCCTGTTCACTGGTTTTGCTCTTATTCACCCTCATTGGGATGGTTCACGCTGAAACACTCACCATCTATTCGGGGCGAAGTAAGAGCCTCGTTGAACCGATTATCAAGCAATTTGAAGAGAAGAGTGGTATCCAAGTAGAGGTGAGTTACGGTGGAACAACGCAACTCGCCGCTGCGCTCCTCACAGAAGGCGACAAAAGCCCTGCCGCCCTCTTTTGGGCACAGGACGCTGGTGCCCTTGGGGCAGTTAGCAAAAAAGCGATGTTTGAAAAATTGCCGGAGTCGATCCTTACACAGGTCCCTTCAGGATTTCGGGATGCGGAAGGCTTTTGGGTTGCAACGAGCGGTAGAGCGCGTGTGCTCGCATACGCTCCTGAACGCGTTAAGATGGAAAAACTTCCCGAAAGCATCTTCGATTTAACACAACCGATGTGGAAAGGCAGAGTCGGTTGGGCGCCAACAAATGCGTCCTTTCAAGCGTTTGTCACTTCTCTGCGTGTGCAGATCGGCGAAGAACGAACAGAAGAATGGCTCCGCGGTATGAAAGCAAATGGTGCAAAAAAATATGCGAAGAACACACCCATCATAGAGGCACTCGCTGCCGGAGAAATCGATGTCGGTTTACCGAATCACTACTACCTCCTTCGTTTCAAAAGCAAGGACGCCAGTTTCCCTGTAGAACAGACCTTCTTTAAGTCGAGTGACCCGGGTAACCTCGTCAATATTGCTGGTATCGGCTTATTGAAAAGTAGCACAAATAAAGAGGCAGCACTGAAATTTGTGGAATTTCTGCTATCTTCTAAAGCACAGCAATACTTCACCAGCGACGTTTTTGAATATCCCGCCATTGAGGGCGTAACGCCGCACGCGAACCTGTTGCCCCTCTCTGAACTGCTTCAATTGGCACCGACGTTCAATCTCAATGATATGGACGATCTCGACGGTACAGTTAAACTGTTGAGAGACGTTGAGATTCTATAGACGCAGCAACCCATCGCGGCAGTTGAGGTGACTGGAATTGAATGTCAAAGCCAAAAATAGTAAGTATAAACCACTATCTCCTCATACCGGCAATTGTGGTAGGGGCTGGCGGGCTAATTCCGTTGGTTTACCTGCTTGTCAAAGCGTTTTCTGCGGAAGGCACTGCGCTTATGCAGATTGTCTTCCGCTGGCGAAACGCAAGGCTTTTCTTTAATACACTTCTGCTGACCGCCGGTGTTCTTGCGTTAGATCTGCTTTTGGCAACCCCCGCTGCATGGTTAACAACCCGAGTGAACCTGAAGGGAAAATATTTCTGGACGGTGCTGTGCGTTTTACCACTTGCTATCCCAGGCTATGTGATGGCTTATGCCTTGCTGGCACTGGGTGGGAATACCGGTATCGTCGCCCAATTTTTCGGAAAAAGCATCCCGCGTCTCAGCGGCTACTGGGGAGCACTCCTCGCATTGAGTGCCTATACAAGTCCCTATCTCTTTTTGAATCTGCGGACTGCCCTGTTAGGACTCGACCCAAGCCTCGAGGAATCCGCTCGGAGTCTCGGCTACCGATATCGCGAAACTTTTTTCCATATTGTCCTTCCGCAGTTACGTCCTGCTCTCTATGCCAGTGGTTTACTCATTAGCCTACATGTCCTCGGGGACTTCGGCGTCGTGTCATTGATGCGTTATGAGACCTTCAGTTATGCTCTCTACATAGAGTATATGCTCTCTTTCGAGCACATCTATGCAG
This genomic stretch from Candidatus Poribacteria bacterium harbors:
- a CDS encoding multicopper oxidase domain-containing protein; translated protein: MSVLLYLCPGTGEAATREYWIAAEKVEWNYAPSGQNLIRPAMGLGVWGKALAYEKYRYIEYTDGTYTTQVEQPVWMGILGPQLHAVEGDSVRVHFLNRADKPLSIHVHGLQYDEANEGADMKGSGAAVPPGGQFTYHWEADSDAAPGPNDPSSIVWLYHSHVDAVTEVYDGLIGTIVVTKKGMERAANDPRPKDVDKAFTTLFLIFNENDRRIVKSGQSAEYDSPEETEEGNLKHAINGYIFGNLQGLEVEQYDRVRWYLIGLGTEVDMHTAHWHGQTVLNAGKRTDVVDLLPGSMVTVDMTAKTPGNWLYHCHVADHITAGMNTRWRVVPKVRENTH
- a CDS encoding iron ABC transporter substrate-binding protein, whose amino-acid sequence is MVHAETLTIYSGRSKSLVEPIIKQFEEKSGIQVEVSYGGTTQLAAALLTEGDKSPAALFWAQDAGALGAVSKKAMFEKLPESILTQVPSGFRDAEGFWVATSGRARVLAYAPERVKMEKLPESIFDLTQPMWKGRVGWAPTNASFQAFVTSLRVQIGEERTEEWLRGMKANGAKKYAKNTPIIEALAAGEIDVGLPNHYYLLRFKSKDASFPVEQTFFKSSDPGNLVNIAGIGLLKSSTNKEAALKFVEFLLSSKAQQYFTSDVFEYPAIEGVTPHANLLPLSELLQLAPTFNLNDMDDLDGTVKLLRDVEIL